A stretch of Oryza brachyantha chromosome 4, ObraRS2, whole genome shotgun sequence DNA encodes these proteins:
- the LOC102701353 gene encoding RNA-binding motif protein, X chromosome-like translates to MDAGGKLTAADDDAAFPQEEAIAAVQDLHTPSPTSEDDCDDLYGDVSLNFLPLSPRSPSPTSPPKTPSPGRSVLSPSPPPPPAPRGPLPEPQPEPEPERPKPLPTPPRAAKPTQPRHQPRQSESQHASWGDGSPPTTALFIGELSYWTTDEEVEDALAPHGALHGLHFFTDKQTGKSRGFCRADFLHPDEAASAAAALHGHAFHGRHCVASLSCPPELLRLVDDPHVDQAPSGATRGRGRGGGNGGNSTTPRGNVGDPPAPSPLPRPIPPRLPQLPFGGMMMGGGGYGGGFAGMGTSMMPSMMAPHVNPAFLAARDMAMGGAGVWYDHRVAGNMWGGQQPWNFGGYGMPRRPQRPQMWRQQLNRNGDYGNVRGTARRERPGGRNEEGGIGNVRRQCGRDGVDLSRKHDHEEGGRYRQLVSEEEREHELQWDESDRYGGDRRYQEYPDCDFRRRGRARSRSQSRDEEEEDEDDHPRKCH, encoded by the coding sequence ATGGACGCCGGCGGCAaactcaccgccgccgacgacgacgcagcaTTCCCGCAGGAGGAGgcgatcgccgccgtccaggaCCTCCacaccccctcccccacctccgAAGACGACTGCGACGACCTCTACGGCGACGTCAGCCTCaacttcctccccctctcgcCACGCTCCCCTTCCCCGACGTCCCCTCCCAAAACCCCCTCTCCCGGCCGCTCCGTCCTGTCGCCATCCCCTCCACCTCCCCCGGCTCCCCGCGGCCCGCTCCCAGAACCccagccggagccggagcccgAGCGACCAAAACCCTTACCCACCCCACCCCGCGCGGCAAAACCCACCCAGCCGCGACACCAGCCGCGGCAGTCGGAGTCGCAGCACGCGTCGTGGGGCGACGGGTCTCCGCCCACCACGGCGCTGTTCATCGGCGAGCTCTCTTACTGGACGACggacgaggaggtggaggacgcGCTCGCGCCGCACGGCGCGCTCCACGGCCTCCACTTCTTCACCGACAAGCAAACCGGCAAGTCCCGCGGCTTCTGCCGCGCCGACTTCCTCCACCCCGACGAGgccgcgtcggccgccgccgcgctccacgGGCACGCCTTCCACGGGCGTCACTGCGTCGCCTCGCTCTCCTGCCCGCCCGAGCTGCTGCGCCTCGTCGACGACCCCCACGTCGACCAAGCGCCGAGCGGCGCCACCCgcggccgaggccgaggcggcgggaACGGGGGCAACTCGACGACACCTCGGGGCAATGTGGGTGATCCACCGGCTCCGTCTCCACTTCCACGGCCTATACCTCCCCGGTTGCCGCAGCTGCCGTTCGGTGGGATGATGATGGGAGGCGGCGGCTACGGTGGTGGGTTCGCGGGGATGGGTACTAGCATGATGCCGTCGATGATGGCGCCACATGTGAACCCAGCGTTCTTGGCAGCCCGCGACATGGCAATGGGTGGCGCAGGGGTATGGTATGATCATCGGGTGGCTGGAAACATGTGGGGTGGGCAGCAGCCATGGAATTTTGGAGGTTACGGgatgccgcggcggccgcaaAGACCACAGATGTGGCGGCAGCAGCTCAACCGGAATGGAGACTATGGAAATGTGCGCGGCACGGCGCGTCGGGAGAGACCAGGTGGTAGGAATGAGGAAGGGGGCATTGGCAATGTGAGGAGGCAGTGTGGCCGTGACGGCGTTGATCTGTCCAGGAAGCATGACCATGAGGAGGGGGGTCGGTATCGCCAGCTAGtctcggaggaggagagggagcatGAACTGCAGTGGGATGAGAGTGATCGTTATGGAGGTGACAGGAGGTACCAGGAGTATCCTGATTGTGACTTCCGGAGGAGAGGCCGGGCAAGGTCAAGAAGCCAGTCAagggatgaggaggaggaggatgaggatgaTCATCCAAGAAAGTGCCACTGA
- the LOC102701631 gene encoding poly(A)-specific ribonuclease PARN, translating to MLIRRRRRFLRAPSIALLSRLLSSSPPPAAGGGEARGVAVKQVTRGNLADALEELRARVRDAAFVGVDLEMSGVTSAPWRDTLELDRADVRYLKLRDSAERFAALQLGVCPFRWDPAKSAFVAHPHNFFIFPHNKLLNDCSSHEFLCQTTSIDFLAKYQFDFNTCFREGIYYLSRTQEEKALQKLYALHNNETSAYPNTSEEEEDVPLKSAADILFTERMKIKFNEWHKSIVSNQRVDDHRSGNFKFTDQFQTVFFKMRPAIMLNGFTSHQLKLIQQILKKHFKDLVYVCTFLEDGISEKRVVYTDTNSDKILLIKDVRGDILKSREAIVKSAVGIRHVIDLLASERKLIVGHSCFLDIAQIYSKFVGPLPSSMEDFALSINKIFPHIADTRHLMSVNEAVQYRMRHKSKSLSSAFSLLCPTLHAPNENSSTLPPVKIEVEADETVLSCFTSGAKHEAGYDAFMTGCVFVQLCACLGIKFEHLSPLENLATNINLKKHINLLAPCFNSGTVLDLSTGMERPDPGYKFRYPAAVYDNAVLIWGFQSKVRPKDIKDCICKVFGRDSVTLVFPIDSTAVLVQFSKQESVNSFLDLKATLEGADTAISVLHPLSTILEGGKTRAAKYDTYRDICRSSVSMFSFADQAEAVCSNSNSGFKFKESSAADGSRECESALDGTVPASVKQSGGTKSDSKNQGDNDISYQDILDALQDGKTLFGKRMRNT from the exons ATGctgatccgccgccgccgccgcttcctccgGGCGCCGTCCATAGCCCTGCTCTCCCGCCtgctctcctcctcgccgccgcccgccgcgggaggaggagaggccaGAGGGGTGGCGGTGAAGCAGGTGACGCGGGGGAACCTGGCGGACGCGCtggaggagctgcgggcgCGGGTGCGGGACGCGGCGTTCGTCGGGGTCGACCTGGAGATGAGCGGCGTCACGAGCGCGCCGTGGAGGGACACCCTGGAGCTCGACCGCGCCGACGTCCGCTACCTCAAGCTCCGCGACTCCGCGGAGCGGTTCGCCGCCCTGCAGCTCGGCGTCTGCCCCTTCCGCTGGGACCCAGCCAAGTCCGCTTTCGTCGCCCACCC GCATAACTTCTTTATCTTTCCTCACAATAAGCTCCTGAATGATTGTTcatcacatgaatttctgtgTCAGACCACGTCAATTGACTTCCTTGCAAAGTACCAGTTTGATTTCAACACATGCTTCCGTGAAG gaatatattatttatccaGAACACAAGAAGAAAAGGCACTTCAGAAATTATATGCATTGCATAATAATGAGACATCTGCATATCCAAACACTtctgaagaggaagaagatgtgCCATTAAAGAGTGCTGCAGATATTCTTTTCACAGAAAGAATGAAGATCAAATTCAATGAGTGGCACAAGTCAATAGTCAGCAATCAAAGAGTTGATGACCATAGGTCAGGAAACTTCAAATTTACAGACCAATTCCAGACGGTTTTCTTCAAAATGCGTCCTGCTATCATGCTTAATGGATTCACATCACATCAGTTAAAGTTAATTCAACAG ATTTTAAAAAAGCATTTTAAAGATCTTGTGTATGTCTGTACATTTTTGGAGGATGGGATATCAGAAAAGAGGGTAGTTTATACAGACACCAATAGTGACAAGATATTGCTGATA AAAGATGTTCGGGGAGATATACTAAAAAGCAGGGAAGCAATAGTTAAATCGGCAGTAGGGATCCGTCATGTCATTGATCTTCTTGCCTCAGAAAGGAAATTGATTGTCGGTCATAGTTGTTTCCTag ATATTGCACAGATCTACAGCAAATTTGTTGGTCCTCTTCCTTCATCCATGGAGGATTTTGCCTTGAGTATCAACAAAATTTTCCCACATATTGCAGACACCAGGCATCTTATGTCTGTTAATGAAGCAGTTCAATATCGTATGAGGCATAAAAGCAAATCACTTTCTTCAGCATTTTCATTGTTGTGCCCTACACTTCATGCACCCAATGAGAATTCATCCACCCTTCCTCCTGTGAAAATTGAAGTTGAGGCAGATGAAACAGT GTTATCTTGCTTCACTTCAGGGGCCAAGCACGAAGCAGGTTATGATGCATTCATGACTGGATGTGTTTTTGTGCAGCTGTGTGCTTGTCTTGGCATCAAATTTGAGCACCTCTCACCTCTGGAGAACCTAGCAACAAACATTAATCTCAAGAAACACATCAATCTTCTGGCCCCATGCTTTAACAGCGGCACAGTGCTTGATTTGAGTACTGGCATGGAGAGACCAGATCCAGGTTATAAGTTTAGATATCCTGCTGCTGTGTATGACAATGCTGTTCTCATCTGGGGATTCCAGTCAAAGGTGAGACCAAAGGATATAAAGGACTGCATCTGCAAAGTGTTTGGTCGAGATTCGGTTACATTAGTCTTCCCTATTGATTCCACTGCAGTCCTTGTTCAATTCAGCAAACAAGAGTCTGTAAACAGCTTCTTGGATCTGAAGGCTACCTTAGAGGGCGCAGATACCGCAATTTCAGTTTTGCACCCTTTGTCAACTATATTGGAAGGAGGCAAAACACGAGCTGCAAAATACGATACCTATAGAGATATTTGCCGCTCCTCTGTATCGATGTTCTCCTTCGCGGATCAAGCTGAAGCAGTTTGTTCAAATTCAAACAGTGGGTTCAAATTTAAGGAGTCCAGCGCTGCTGATGGATCCAGAGAATGCGAGAGTGCTCTTGATGGAACTGTGCCTGCCTCGGTAAAACAGTCAGGAGGAACGAAGTCTGACTCCAAGAATCAAGGCGACAATGATATTTCATACCAAGATATCTTAGATGCGCTACAAGATGGCAAAACATTGTTTGGCAAACGAATGAGAAACACATGA
- the LOC102701911 gene encoding indole-3-glycerol phosphate synthase, chloroplastic isoform X1 — protein sequence MEALAIGSAPPRPSPTGLAPQTRHHHRSKTLATAASPRRLVAASPMEGAGAGAGRAPAPLRCARAETDAGDAVATSSHSAEAEAGGSVEATGQGNGTPVADAAAAADDIEGVDGIRIRRRPVTGPPVHYVGPFQFRLENEGNTPRNILERIVWDKEAEVSQLKERRPLYMLKGPLENAPPARDFVGPLKASYDRTGLPALIAEVKKASPSRGVLREDFEPVQIAQTYEKNGAACLSVLADAKYFQGSFDYLEAIRNAGVQCPLLCKEFIVDAWQLYYARMKGADAVLLIAAVLPDLDIKYMLKICKILGMAALVEVHDEREMDRVLGIDGIQLIGINNRNLETFQVDISNTKKLLEGERGQTIAQKGIIVVGESGLFTPEHISFVQNAGVKAVLVGESLIKQDDPGKAIAGLFGKDISPVSAA from the exons ATGGAAGCTCTCGCTATCGGATCCGCGCCcccccggccgtcgccgacggGCCTCGCGCCCCAGacccgccaccaccaccgctccaaaaccctagccaccgccgcctcccctcgcCGTCTCGTCGCCGCCTCACCCATggagggcgccggcgccggggccggCCGAGCCCCCGCCCCTCTCCGCTGCGCTCGCGCCGAGACG GACGCGGGGGACGCGGTCGCGACGAGCTCGCACTCGGCGGAGGCTGAGGCAGGGGGATCGGTGGAGGCGACGGGGCAGGGCAACGGGACCCCGGTggcggatgccgccgccgccgccgacgacatCGAGGGGGTTGATGGGATAAGGATCCGGAGGCGCCCCGTGACAGGGCCGCCGGTGCACTACGTGGGGCCGTTCCAGTTCCGCCTCGAGAACGAGGGGAACACGCCGCGCAACATCCTCGAGAGGATCGTGTGGGACAAGGAGGCCGAGGTTTCACAG CTGAAGGAGAGAAGGCCCCTGTACATGCTGAAGGGGCCGCTGGAGAACGCTCCTCCTGCGAGAGACTTTGTTGGGCCGTTGAAGGCTTCCTATGATCGGACTGGCCTGCCTGCTCTGATTGCAGAGGTCAAGAAGGCTTCACCAAGCCGCGGTGTTCTGAGGGAGGACTTTGAACCG GTTCAGATCGCCCAAACATATGAGAAAAATGGAGCAGCATGCTTAAGTGTTCTCGCAGATGCAAAATACTTTCAG GGAAGTTTTGACTACTTGGAAGCTATACGCAATGCTGGAGTACAG TGTCCTCTGCTGTGCAAAGAGTTCATCGTTGATGCCTGGCAACTTTACTATGCACGGATGAAGGGAGCTGATGCTGTTCTTCTGATTGCTGCTGTCTTACCTGATCTTGATATCAAGTATATGTTGAAGATATGCAAAATACTTGGCATGGCTGCTTTAGTTGAG GTGCATGATGAAAGGGAAATGGACCGTGTATTAGGGATAGATGGCATCCAGCTCATCGGCATCAATAACCGTAATCTTG AGACTTTTCAAGTCGatatttcaaatactaaaaagCTTCTTGAGGGTGAACGAGGCCAAACTATAGCTCAAAAAGGCATAATT GTTGTGGGGGAATCAGGGTTGTTCACACCTGAGCATATTTCATTCGTTCAGAATGCTGGGGTCAAAGCT GTTCTTGTTGGGGAGTCTCTCATAAAACAGGAtgatccaggcaaagcaatcGCTGGGCTTTTCGGCAAAGATATTTCACCTGTGAGTGCTGCATAA
- the LOC102701911 gene encoding indole-3-glycerol phosphate synthase, chloroplastic isoform X2 translates to MEALAIGSAPPRPSPTGLAPQTRHHHRSKTLATAASPRRLVAASPMEGAGAGAGRAPAPLRCARAETDAGDAVATSSHSAEAEAGGSVEATGQGNGTPVADAAAAADDIEGVDGIRIRRRPVTGPPVHYVGPFQFRLENEGNTPRNILERIVWDKEAEVSQLKERRPLYMLKGPLENAPPARDFVGPLKASYDRTGLPALIAEVKKASPSRGVLREDFEPVQIAQTYEKNGAACLSVLADAKYFQGSFDYLEAIRNAGVQCPLLCKEFIVDAWQLYYARMKGADAVLLIAAVLPDLDIKYMLKICKILGMAALVEVHDEREMDRVLGIDGIQLIGINNRNLGCGGIRVVHT, encoded by the exons ATGGAAGCTCTCGCTATCGGATCCGCGCCcccccggccgtcgccgacggGCCTCGCGCCCCAGacccgccaccaccaccgctccaaaaccctagccaccgccgcctcccctcgcCGTCTCGTCGCCGCCTCACCCATggagggcgccggcgccggggccggCCGAGCCCCCGCCCCTCTCCGCTGCGCTCGCGCCGAGACG GACGCGGGGGACGCGGTCGCGACGAGCTCGCACTCGGCGGAGGCTGAGGCAGGGGGATCGGTGGAGGCGACGGGGCAGGGCAACGGGACCCCGGTggcggatgccgccgccgccgccgacgacatCGAGGGGGTTGATGGGATAAGGATCCGGAGGCGCCCCGTGACAGGGCCGCCGGTGCACTACGTGGGGCCGTTCCAGTTCCGCCTCGAGAACGAGGGGAACACGCCGCGCAACATCCTCGAGAGGATCGTGTGGGACAAGGAGGCCGAGGTTTCACAG CTGAAGGAGAGAAGGCCCCTGTACATGCTGAAGGGGCCGCTGGAGAACGCTCCTCCTGCGAGAGACTTTGTTGGGCCGTTGAAGGCTTCCTATGATCGGACTGGCCTGCCTGCTCTGATTGCAGAGGTCAAGAAGGCTTCACCAAGCCGCGGTGTTCTGAGGGAGGACTTTGAACCG GTTCAGATCGCCCAAACATATGAGAAAAATGGAGCAGCATGCTTAAGTGTTCTCGCAGATGCAAAATACTTTCAG GGAAGTTTTGACTACTTGGAAGCTATACGCAATGCTGGAGTACAG TGTCCTCTGCTGTGCAAAGAGTTCATCGTTGATGCCTGGCAACTTTACTATGCACGGATGAAGGGAGCTGATGCTGTTCTTCTGATTGCTGCTGTCTTACCTGATCTTGATATCAAGTATATGTTGAAGATATGCAAAATACTTGGCATGGCTGCTTTAGTTGAG GTGCATGATGAAAGGGAAATGGACCGTGTATTAGGGATAGATGGCATCCAGCTCATCGGCATCAATAACCGTAATCTTG GTTGTGGGGGAATCAGGGTTGTTCACACCTGA
- the LOC102716677 gene encoding protection of telomeres protein 1b-like → MEEAAASERKRPRGGGMDPSTAAAPPSTSAAAAAAGEAQYVYLPVADALKAPGARVCLFAAVSEIGAAVRSRGTDFTLTLRIVDQSRASGISVTFFADNTALLPCVRSSGDVISLHNVVITMHHGEFFVTYNKKFSSFALFEGKVSTECRPYQRYMKYHGNKYDNEILTQMRMWLVHNPPGLKDLELQLRTIKSDSTFDLVCKVLDVHEASNGVWILYVWDGTDTPVTELPMIFDTKSVSPPPLHLEGAPLPREVLCTLPCVGSVLRVFSNRFFKEILHLQKGIYWARFCNITCKQEFGMWKGVLLPSSRVRLLSNEDGNVVDRLKLFDSRIASQIHRQPMASLPSASDIADVEYERVGYTTLMESLTHGEVTHKFKTLVRVVAAHPRRASDLCSLLAGNCCLRLTLEDPTARIHAYIHKDDGAKFFGGFLTAEALTRKMNKLLGIPEDTEEGAPLTRNPPWIWCCLKSYRLDKNDPWGTRRYRVFGTEIRD, encoded by the exons ATGGAAGAGGCAGCGGCGTCGGAGCGGAAGCGGCCTCGTGGCGGCGGCATGGATCcatcgacggcggcagccCCACCGTCGacgtcagcggcggcggcggcggccggggaggcgCAGTACGTGTACCTgcccgtcgccgacgcgctgAAGGCCCCGGGGGCGCGGGTCTgcctcttcgccgccgtctccgagATCGGCGCGGCCGTCCGCAGCCGCGGCACCG ATTTCACTCTTACATTGAGGATTGTGGATCAATCACGTGCGTCTGGAATCTCTGTGACCTTCTTTGCTGATAACACTGCATTACTGCCCTGTGTTAGGTCAAGTGGAGATGTGATCAGTCTCCATAATGTTGTG ATAACAATGCATCATGGAGAATTTTTTGTCACatataacaaaaaattttcttcatttgCACTATTCGAAGGGAAAGTATCTACAGAATGCAGACCCTATCAGCGTTATATGAAATACCATGGAAACAAATATGACAATGAAATTTTGACTCAGATGAGAATGTGGCTTGTACATAATCCTCCGG GTCTTAAAGATCTTGAGCTGCAGTTAAGGACTATAAAGTCTGATTCTACTTTTGATCTAGTATGCAAG gtTCTAGATGTTCATGAGGCTTCCAATGGCGTATGGATTTTGTATGTTTGGGATGGAACTGATACACCTGTGACTGAGCTACCGATGAT TTTTGACACTAAATCAGTCTCTCCACCACCTCTACATCTTGAAGGAGCACCTCTGCCAAGGGAGGTTTTGTGCACATTGCCTTGTGTTGGGAGTGTACTGAGGGTTTTCTCAAACAGGTTTTTCAAGGAAATACTGCACTTGCAAAAGGGTATTTATTGGGCCAGGTTCTGTAATATTACATGCAAGCAAGAGTTTGGCATGTGGAAAGGGGTTCTACTGCCTTCTAGTAGAGTGCGCCTTTTATCCAATGAAGATGGCAACGTTGTTGATCGTCTGAA GCTGTTCGACAGTCGCATTGCCAGCCAAATTCATCGCCAGCCAATGGCAAGCCTCCCCAGTGCTTCTGATATTGCTG ATGTAGAATACGAGAGAGTGGGTTACACGACATTAATGGAGTCTCTCACCCATGGAGAG gtgACGCACAAATTCAAAACCTTGGTTCGAGTTGTGGCAGCACATCCACGTCGAGCCAGTGACCTTTGTTCATTGTTGGCTGGTAACTGTTGTCTAAGGTTGACTCTTGAGGATCCTACGGCAAGAATTCATGCGTACATCCACAAGGACGATGGG GCCAAATTTTTCGGTGGTTTCCTGACGGCGGAAGCTCTGACCAGAAAGATGAACAAGCTTCTGGGTATCCCAGAAGATACTGAGGAAGGTGCTCCACTGACTAGAAACCCACCGTGGATATGGTGTTGCTTGAAGTCTTACCGTCTGGACAAGAACGACCCCTGGGGCACCAGAAGATACCGGGTCTTTGGCACTGAGATTAGGGACTGA
- the LOC102702188 gene encoding kinesin-like protein KIN-14F: MAAEGGRHDQGMALRKAEESAARRCQAARWLQQMEPAAVESLPERPSEEEFCVALRNGLVLCNVLNRVNPGAVPKVVENPIVAVQSCDVAAQSAIQYFENMRNFLVAVSEMNLLTFEASDIEKGGSSMKVVDCILCLKAYHEWKLSGGIGIWRYGGIVKIASSSKRLPSYSSRGGGSADLNQQMLEFVHLLSEVSLEESRVGESQHSLFQQFVLRVVRAFLQEWGEAEGLPLDDMVLETILEQACKEFTILLASHRNQVRSLLRKMMKDENGPHSKQELIEAISKSMKENNDCFLSSLRLPCGRRKQLDDGGLEHHQEELEKLKLSFNEMKLQVESTRAQWEEDLSRLESYFEAHNHNAYHKLLEENRKLYNQVQDLKGSIRVYCRVKPFLNMQTDQRSTVDHIGENGEIMIMNPQKQGKEGRKIFSFNKIFGPNASQSEVFADTQPLIRSVMDGFNVCIFAYGQTGSGKTYTMSGPDTVTEETWGVNYRSLNDLFDISQNRADTTTYDVKVQMIEIYNEQVRDLLMADGANKRLEIRNSSHVNGLNIPDANLVPVKCAQDVLDLMRVGQRNRAVGSTALNERSSRSHSVLTVHVQGKERASGATLRGCLHLVDLAGSERVDKSEAAGERLTEAKHINKSLSALGDVIAALAQKSSHVPYRNSKLTQVLQDALGGQAKTLMFVHVNPEADAFGETMSTLKFAERVATIELGAARANKEAGQVKDLKEEISKLKLALDDKEREASQLKDVANRVASEMRNARTRSPLTSMPLKPEAGQDSSVDTCASEIRSSSSGKQRRFRSPLSVRELDEKSPVINRELYLSARKFKTPSPPVRSSLSAERVGIAKSVDKSENTDCTPVSRIEVPPKVLHNSSRNTPSVLTVQSLRKFRDSEENRSAKPSVRESMTKNRLLDSATKPQKEDQTANKYTGARVRSEARVPRNISDIENEFANSEPTFHFNRKTKKLPPQATRQSQSIDLRASVREMEPVTEGRLRRSKAPYGGGTNIPLPETRRSVSLPRGKIALV, encoded by the exons atggcggcggagggcgggaGGCACGACCAGGGGATGGCGCTGCGCAAGGCCGAGGAATCAG CTGCGCGGAGGTGCCAGGCGGCGCGGTGGCTGCAGCAGAtggagccggcggcggtggagtcCCTGCCGGAGAGGCCGTCCGAGGAGGAATTCTGCGTGGCTCTGCGCAACGGGCTCGTCCTCTGCAACGTCCTCAACCGCGTCAACCCAGGAGCCGTCCCCAAG GTCGTGGAGAATCCCATTGTTGCGGTGCAGTCGTGTGATGTGGCGGCGCAGTCTGCGATTCAGTATTTCGAGAACATGAGGAACTTCCTCGTTGCAGTTAGCGAGATGAATCTCTTGACGTTTGAAGCTTCCGACATAGAAAAG GGAGGTTCATCAATGAAAGTTGTCGATTGCATACTTTGTCTCAAAGCATACCACGAGTGGAAGCTCTCTGGTGGGATTGGCATATGGCGCTATGGTGGCATCGTGAAAATTGCATCCTCAAGTAAGAGGTTGCCTTCATATTCATCCAGGGGAGGAGGCTCAGCTGATCTGAACCAACAAATGCTGGAATTTGTGCATCTTCTCTCTGAAGTCTCCCTTGAGGAATCTAGAGTCGGAGAATCTCAGCATTCACTTTTTCAGCAATTTGTGCTTCGAGTTGTGAGGGCATTCCTTCAGGAATGGGGTGAAGCTGAGGGCTTGCCCTTAGATGATATG GTCCTTGAAACAATACTCGAGCAAGCCTGTAAAGAATTCACTATTCTGCTCGCTTCCCATCGAAACCAG GTCAGATCACTTCTAAGGAAgatgatgaaagatgaaaatgGACCTCACTCAAAACAGGAATTGATTGAAGCTATTTCAAAATCTATGAAGGAGAATAACGATTGCTTCTTATCCTCACTGCGATTACCTTGTGGTCGCCGCAAACAGTTGGATGATGGGGGACTTGAACACCACCAAGAAGAGCTGGAG AAATTAAAACTGTCCTTCAACGAGATGAAGCTTCAGGTTGAATCAACTCGAGCTCAATGGGAGGAAGACTTGAGTAGGCTAG AAAGTTATTTTGAGGCTCATAATCACAATGCTTACCATAAATTACTCGAGGAAAATCGTAAGCTTTACAATCAAGTTCAAGACCTTAAAG GGAGCATTCGTGTATATTGTAGAGTGAAGCCTTTCCTCAATATGCAAACTGATCAAAGATCTACTGTGGATCATATTGGGGAAAATGGTGAGATCATGATTATGAATCCTCAGAAGCAAGGAAAGGAAGGGCGGAAGATATTCTCATTCAACAAGATATTTGGCCCTAATGCTTCACAAT CTGAGGTTTTTGCTGATACACAGCCATTGATCAGATCTGTCATGGATGGGTTTAatgtttgcatatttgcatatggTCAGACAGGATCTGGAAAAACATATACCATG AGCGGTCCAGACACTGTAACAGAGGAAACATGGGGTGTGAACTACCGGTCACTTAACGATCTGTTTGATATCTCGCAAAATAGAGCAGATACTACCACATATGACGTGAAAGTTCAGATGATCGAAATATACAATGAGCAAGTGAGGGATCTACTGATGGCTGATGGTGCAAACAAAAG ATTAGAGATACGAAACAGTTCTCATGTGAATGGACTGAACATCCCAGATGCAAATTTAGTTCCGGTGAAGTGTGCACAGGACGTTTTGGATCTGATGAGAGTTGGCCAAAGGAATAGGGCAGTTGGGTCTACTGCTCTTAATGAACGAAGTAGCCGCTCACACAG TGTGTTGACAGTTCATGTTCAAGGAAAGGAGAGAGCTTCAGGGGCAACTCTAAGAGGATGCCTTCATCTTGTGGATCTTGCGGGAAGTGAGCGGGTGGACAAGTCCGAGGCCGCTGGAGAAAGACTAACCGAAGCCAAGCATATAAACAAATCACTGTCCGCACTGGGTGATGTTATAGCTGCACTTGCCCAAAAGAGCTCCCACGTCCCATACCGAAATAGCAAGCTAACACAAGTGCTACAAGATGCCTTAG GTGGTCAGGCGAAGACATTGATGTTTGTCCACGTGAATCCTGAAGCAGATGCTTTTGGTGAAACCATGAGTACCCTCAAGTTTGCAGAGCGTGTAGCCACCATAGAACTTGGTGCAGCTCGTGCTAATAAGGAAGCTGGCCAGGTCAAAGATCTGAAGGAAGAG ATTTCGAAACTGAAATTGGCATTAGACGACAAGGAGCGTGAAGCATCACAGCTAAAAGATGTCGCGAACCGTGTCGCCTCTGAAATGAGAAATGCAAGAACGAGATCACCTCTAACCAGCATGCCCCTGAAACCTGAAGCTGGCCAGGATTCTAGTGTTGACACCTGTGCGAGCGAG ATCAGAAGCTCATCATCTGGAAAGCAGAGAAGGTTTCGCTCTCCATTGTCGGTGAGAGAACTAGATGAGAAGTCACCTGTCATCAACAGGGAATTATACCTGAGTGCCCGGAAGTTCAAGACTCCATCTCCTCCGGTAAGAAGTTCATTGTCTGCTGAGAGAGTTGGCATTGCTAAAAGCGTGGACAAGTCTGAGAACACGGACTGCACACCAGTATCAAGGATCGAAGTGCCCCCCAAAGTACTGCACAACAGCTCTAGGAACACTCCATCCGTCCTGACAGTTCAAAGCTTACGGAAGttccgagattcggaggaaaATCGAAGCGCGAAGCCGTCAGTCCGAGAAAGCATGACAAAAAACAGGCTGCTTGACAGTGCAACAAAGCCTCAGAAAGAAGACCAAACAGCAAACAAGTACACAGGTGCTAGAGTGAGGTCAGAAGCCAGGGTCCCCAGAAATATATCTGACATAGAAAACGAGTTTGCAAACAGTGAGCCCACCTTCCATTTCAACCGCAAGACGAAGAAGCTCCCGCCACAGGCGACAAGACAGTCACAGAGCATCGATCTGAG GGCCTCGGTCCGGGAGATGGAACCTGTGACTGAAGGGAGGCTTCGCCGGAGCAAGGCGCCCTACGGCGGAGGAACCAACATCCCGTTGCCGGAGACCCGGCGCAGCGTTTCTCTGCCCCGCGGGAAGATCGCTCTCGTGTGA